In Lagopus muta isolate bLagMut1 chromosome 32, bLagMut1 primary, whole genome shotgun sequence, the following proteins share a genomic window:
- the LOC125686139 gene encoding olfactory receptor 14J1-like yields MPNSSSISQFLLLALADTRQLQLLHFWLLLGIYLAALLGNGLISTAVACHHRLHTPMYFFLLNLALLDLGCISTTLPKAMANALWDTRHISYSACAAQVFFFLFLFSAEYCILTIMSYDRYVAICKPLHYGTLMDSRACASMAAAAWGTMILYSLLHTANTFSLPLCHGNAVNQFFCELPQILKLSCSKSYLREVGLFVVSILVLFGCFVFIVLSYVQIFRAVLRMPSEQGRHKAFSTCLPHLTVVSLFLSTISFACRKPSSISSPSLDVVVAVLYSVVPPTVNPLIYSMRNRELKDAVRKMMTWTIFSRDKILISLC; encoded by the coding sequence ATGcccaacagcagctccatcagccagttcctcctCCTGGCGTTGGCAGACACGCgacagctgcagctcctgcacttctggctcttgctgggcatctacctggctgccctcctgggcaacggcctcatcagcacagccgTAGCCTGCCACCACCGCCTGCACACCCCCatgtacttcttcctcctcaacctCGCCCTCCTCgacctgggctgcatctccacCACTCTCCCCAAAGCCATGGCCAATGCCCTCTGGGACACCAGGCACATCTCCTACTCAGCATGTGCTGCAcaggtctttttctttttgtttttgttctcagcAGAGTATTGCATCCTCACCATCATGTCCTATGACCGCTACGTTGCCATCTGCAAGCCCCTGCACTACGGGACCTTGATGGACAGCAGAGCTTGTGccagcatggcagcagctgcctggggcacTATGATTCTCTATTCCCTCCTGCACACTGCCAACAcattttctctgcctctctgccaTGGCAATGCTGTGAACCAGTTTTTCTGTGAACTTCCACAGATCCTCAAGCTCTCATGCTCAAAATCCTATCTCAGGGAAGTCGGTCTTTTTGTGGTTAGTATCCTTGTCTTATTTGGTTGCTTTGTATTCATTGTGCTGTCCTATGTGCAGATCTTCAGGGCCGTGCTGAGGATGCCCTCTGAGCAGGGACGGCACAAAGCCTTCTCCACATGCCTCCCTCACCTGACTGTGGTCTCCTTGTTTCTCAGTACCATCTCTTTTGCTTGTCGGAAGCCTTCCTCTatctcctccccatccctggacgTGGTGGTGGCAGTTCTGTACTCGGTGGTGCCCCCAACAGTGAATCCCCTCATCTACAGCATGAGGAACCGGGAGCTCAAGGATGCAGTGAGGAAAATGATGACATGGACAATTTTCAGCAGAGATAAAATTCTCATCTCTCTTTGCTAA